The following coding sequences lie in one Arachis ipaensis cultivar K30076 chromosome B03, Araip1.1, whole genome shotgun sequence genomic window:
- the LOC107629287 gene encoding syndetin isoform X1, whose amino-acid sequence MQPNLFPFASVLGNPFTLNTSSFNTGNGEVSEGIDSSRVFFLLPFFLLSQGGGAMDLSKVGEKILSSVRSARSLGLIPSVSDRPEVPARAAAAAAVARALAGLPPHQRYSLSSSSEELSSIYGSRPNSQVVEELEDEFYEEDFDPIKHVLEHTPAEDDELTYLEKQAALRLAQLDRVAERLSRHVMQHHEVMVKGMDLVRELEKDLRIANVICMNGRRHLTSSMNEVSRDLIVNSHSKKKQALLDVLPILSELQRALDMQVTLESLAEEGNYCKAFQVLSEYLQLLDSLSELSVIQEMSRGVEVWLGKTLQMLDALLLGVCQQFKENGYITVIDAYALIGDTAGLAEKIQSFFMQEVISETHTVLKAIVLEDEEDASQNSRLTYSDLCLQIPESKFRQCLLRTLAVLFDIMRSYHEIMDFQLEREESAAQTSTMAQEVDSDERSRSNCGEEPATNSEATGPSYIDSHDPINEASKEDIVASSSESPWYHLRKEATAFVSQTLQRGRKNLWHLTASRMSVLLSSPAACSASIHQFLRNYEDLSVFILAGEAFCGVEAVEFRQKLKVVCENYFNAFHRQNVHALKMVLDKETWLKLPPDTVQLVSFAGLTGDGAPLISLSGGKSLNSGAIQSDKSMNMVHTSARRSGFSNWVKGGNPFLHKLSASREGHGYSQSNGSIHSELEGGSNNFNGDKESPGKNDSNKMNGGNSVSEDENEDLLADFIDEDSQLPSRRSKPHRRVPSSHGNDADNTTQTGSSLCLLRSMDKYARLMQKLEVINVEFFKGMCQLFEIFFYFIYEIFGQQNTNSSGKSSSNSLNYRLKTALSRISQDCDEWIKTHSSSPSSLVHAELKPTSPPSTNFSHSSATSFGLQERCVAVDTISVVAQILNRSKAHLQSMLLRSNSTVLEDFFVHLVDAVPDLVEHVNRTTVRLLLHINGYVERVANAKWEVKELGMEHNGYVDLLLGEFKHFKTRLAHGGLRKEIQDLLLDYGLEIVAETLVEGLSRVKRCSDEGRALMSLDLQVLINGLQHFVSFNVRPKLQMVETFIKAYYLPETEYVHWARAHPEYTKSQIVGLINLVATMKGWKRKTRLEVLEKIE is encoded by the exons ATGCAGCCGAATCTTTTCCCCTTTGCAAGCGTTCTCGGGAATCCGTTCACACTCAATACCAGTAGCTTCAACACTGGTAATGGCGAAGTAAGCGAGGGGATCGATAGCTCTAGGGTTTTCTTCTTGCTCCCTTTCTTCTTGCTCTCTCAGGGAGGAGGAGCTATGGATCTCTCTAAAGTCGGCGAAAAGATCTTGAGTTCCGTTAGGTCCGCTAGGTCTCTCGGCTTGATCCCTTCCGTCTCCGATCGCCCCGAG GTTCCAGCTCGAGCTGCTGCTGCAGCTGCTGTAGCTCGTGCTCTTGCAGGATTACCTCCTCATCAGAGGTATAGTCTTTCATCAAGTTCAGAAGAACTGAGTTCAATATATGGTAGCAGACCAAATAGCCAAGTGGTGGAGGAACTAGAGGATGAATTTTATGAGGAG GATTTTGACCCAATTAAGCATGTTCTAGAGCACACTCCAGCTGAAGATGACGAGCTTACATATTTAGAAAAACAG GCTGCCCTTAGATTAGCACAACTGGACAGAGTAGCAGAACGTTTATCTCGGCATGTTATGCAGCATCATGAAGTAATGG TGAAGGGGATGGATTTGGTCAGAGAATTAGAAAAAGACTTGAGAATTGCAAATGTCATATGCATG AATGGAAGAAGACATTTGACCTCATCTATGAATGAGGTTTCAAGGGATCTCATTGTGAATTCACATTCAAAAAAGAAACAAGCACTTCTG GACGTTCTTCCAATCTTGAGTGAGCTTCAACGTGCGTTGGACATGCAAGTGACACTTGAATCTCTTGCGGAAGAAGGAAATTACTGCAAA GCATTTCAAGTCCTCTCTGAGTATTTGCAACTCTTGGATAGTTTGTCAGAGCTTTCAGTAATACAAGAGATGAGCCGGGGTGTGGAG GTTTGGCTGGGAAAAACTTTACAGATGCTGGATGCTCTCTTATTGGGGGTATGTCAGCAATTCAAGGAAAATGGCTATATAACA GTAATAGATGCATATGCATTGATAGGGGATACTGCTGGTCTTGCTGAAAAGATACAGAGTTTCTTCATGCAAGAAGTTATATCAGAAACACACACTGTATTGAAGGCTATTGTGCTTGAG GATGAGGAGGATGCTTCCCAAAATAGTAG GCTCACTTACAGCGACCTATGCCTTCAAATACCTGAGTCTAAATTTAGGCAATGCTTGTTAAGAACATTGGCTGTACTATTTGACATTATGCGTTCATACCATGAAATTATGGATTTTCAGCTGGAGAGAGAG GAGTCAGCAGCACAAACTTCAACTATGGCCCAGGAAGTTGATTCAGATGAAAGAAGCCGCAGCAATTGTGGGGAGGAACCTGCAACAAACAGTGAAGCTACTGGACCATCATACATTGATTCTCATGATCCCATAAATGAGGCTAGTAAGGAGGATATTGTGGCATCAAGCAGTGAATCCCCATGGTACCATCTTCGCAAAGAAGCTACAGCATTTGTTTCACAAACCCTTCAAAGAGGTCGCAAGAATTTGTGGCATCTCACTGCAAGTCGTATGTCAGTCTTACTTTCTTCTCCTGCAGCATGTTCTGCAAGTATTCACCAATTCTTGAGAAATTATGAAGATCTAAGTGTTTTCATTTTGGCTGGGGAAGCCTTTTGTGGAGTTGAAGCAGTTGAGTTCAGGCAGAAGTTGAAGGTCGTTTGTGAAAACTATTTCAACGCTTTTCATCGACAAAATGTGCAT gCACTAAAAATGGTTTTAGATAAAGAGACTTGGCTAAAATTACCCCCAGATACAGTGCAACTAGTCAGCTTTGCTGGACTTACTGGTGATGGTGCACCGCTAATTTCTTTATCTGGTGGTAAATCACTTAATTCCGGTGCAATCCAGTCTGACAAATCAATGAACATGGTTCACACCAGTGCTAGAAGGAGTGGGTTCTCTAATTGGGTTAAAGGTGGAAACCCTTTTTTGCATAAGTTATCAGCCTCTAGAGAAGGTCATGGTTATTCCCAATCTAATGGATCAATACATAGTGAACTTGAGGGAGGTTCAAATAACTTTAATGGTGATAAAGAGTCACCTGGAAAGAATGATTCCAACAAGATGAATGGTGGCAATTCTGTTTCAGAAGATGAAAATGAGGATCTTCTTGCGGACTTTATTGATGAAGACAGTCAATTGCCAAGTCGTCGTTCTAAACCCCATCGAAGAGTTCCCTCTTCTCATGGTAATGATGCAGATAATACTACACAAACTGGATCTTCTTTGTGTCTTTTAAG ATCTATGGATAAATATGCAAGGCTTATGCAGAAGTTAGAAGTAATAAATGTTGAGTTCTTTAAG GGAATGTGCCAattgtttgaaatttttttctattttatatatGAAATATTTGGTCAGCAAAACACTAATTCAAGTGGAAAAAGCTCAAGCAACTCTCTCAACT ATCGGTTGAAGACAGCCTTATCAAGAATAAGCCAAGATTGTGATGAGTGGATTAAGACCCACTCATCTTCACCATCATCTCTTGTACATGCAGAGTTGAAGCCTACGAGCCCTCCCAGCACAAATTTCAGTCACTCTTCGGCAACTTCTTTTGGTCTCCAG GAAAGATGTGTAGCTGTTGACACTATCTCTGTTGTTGCTCAAATATTGAATAGATCCAAAGCTCATCTCCAATCAATGCTATTGCGAAGTAATTCAACTGTACTTGAAGATTTCTTTGTGCATCTG GTGGATGCTGTACCTGATCTTGTAGAGCATGTTAATCGGACAACAGTTAGATTATTGCTGCACATTAATGG GTATGTTGAGCGCGTCGCCAATGCTAAATGGGAGGTAAAAGAGCTTGGGATGGAGCATAATGG GTATGTTGATTTGTTGCTGGGTGAATTTAAGCATTTTAAAACACGACTTGCTCATGGAGGACTTCGGAAAGAG ATTCAAGACCTATTATTGGATTATGGACTCGAAATCGTAGCAGAAACTCTTGTTGAAGGACTTTCACGGGTGAAGAGATGTAGTGACGAAGGAAGAGCTCTAATGTCATTGGATCTGCAG GTTTTGATCAATGGCTTACAGCATTTTGTGTCGTTTAATGTGAGGCCCAAGTTACAAATGGTTGAAACTTTCATTAAG GCTTATTACCTGCCAGAGACAGAATATGTACATTGGGCACGTGCACATCCA GAATACACTAAAAGCCAGATTGTTGGGTTGATCAACCTTGTTGCCACTATGAAAGGTTGGAAGAGGAAAACGAGGTTGGAAGTACTGGAAAAGATTGAATGA
- the LOC107629287 gene encoding syndetin isoform X2, with product MDLVRELEKDLRIANVICMNGRRHLTSSMNEVSRDLIVNSHSKKKQALLDVLPILSELQRALDMQVTLESLAEEGNYCKAFQVLSEYLQLLDSLSELSVIQEMSRGVEVWLGKTLQMLDALLLGVCQQFKENGYITVIDAYALIGDTAGLAEKIQSFFMQEVISETHTVLKAIVLEDEEDASQNSRLTYSDLCLQIPESKFRQCLLRTLAVLFDIMRSYHEIMDFQLEREESAAQTSTMAQEVDSDERSRSNCGEEPATNSEATGPSYIDSHDPINEASKEDIVASSSESPWYHLRKEATAFVSQTLQRGRKNLWHLTASRMSVLLSSPAACSASIHQFLRNYEDLSVFILAGEAFCGVEAVEFRQKLKVVCENYFNAFHRQNVHALKMVLDKETWLKLPPDTVQLVSFAGLTGDGAPLISLSGGKSLNSGAIQSDKSMNMVHTSARRSGFSNWVKGGNPFLHKLSASREGHGYSQSNGSIHSELEGGSNNFNGDKESPGKNDSNKMNGGNSVSEDENEDLLADFIDEDSQLPSRRSKPHRRVPSSHGNDADNTTQTGSSLCLLRSMDKYARLMQKLEVINVEFFKGMCQLFEIFFYFIYEIFGQQNTNSSGKSSSNSLNYRLKTALSRISQDCDEWIKTHSSSPSSLVHAELKPTSPPSTNFSHSSATSFGLQERCVAVDTISVVAQILNRSKAHLQSMLLRSNSTVLEDFFVHLVDAVPDLVEHVNRTTVRLLLHINGYVERVANAKWEVKELGMEHNGYVDLLLGEFKHFKTRLAHGGLRKEIQDLLLDYGLEIVAETLVEGLSRVKRCSDEGRALMSLDLQVLINGLQHFVSFNVRPKLQMVETFIKAYYLPETEYVHWARAHPEYTKSQIVGLINLVATMKGWKRKTRLEVLEKIE from the exons ATGGATTTGGTCAGAGAATTAGAAAAAGACTTGAGAATTGCAAATGTCATATGCATG AATGGAAGAAGACATTTGACCTCATCTATGAATGAGGTTTCAAGGGATCTCATTGTGAATTCACATTCAAAAAAGAAACAAGCACTTCTG GACGTTCTTCCAATCTTGAGTGAGCTTCAACGTGCGTTGGACATGCAAGTGACACTTGAATCTCTTGCGGAAGAAGGAAATTACTGCAAA GCATTTCAAGTCCTCTCTGAGTATTTGCAACTCTTGGATAGTTTGTCAGAGCTTTCAGTAATACAAGAGATGAGCCGGGGTGTGGAG GTTTGGCTGGGAAAAACTTTACAGATGCTGGATGCTCTCTTATTGGGGGTATGTCAGCAATTCAAGGAAAATGGCTATATAACA GTAATAGATGCATATGCATTGATAGGGGATACTGCTGGTCTTGCTGAAAAGATACAGAGTTTCTTCATGCAAGAAGTTATATCAGAAACACACACTGTATTGAAGGCTATTGTGCTTGAG GATGAGGAGGATGCTTCCCAAAATAGTAG GCTCACTTACAGCGACCTATGCCTTCAAATACCTGAGTCTAAATTTAGGCAATGCTTGTTAAGAACATTGGCTGTACTATTTGACATTATGCGTTCATACCATGAAATTATGGATTTTCAGCTGGAGAGAGAG GAGTCAGCAGCACAAACTTCAACTATGGCCCAGGAAGTTGATTCAGATGAAAGAAGCCGCAGCAATTGTGGGGAGGAACCTGCAACAAACAGTGAAGCTACTGGACCATCATACATTGATTCTCATGATCCCATAAATGAGGCTAGTAAGGAGGATATTGTGGCATCAAGCAGTGAATCCCCATGGTACCATCTTCGCAAAGAAGCTACAGCATTTGTTTCACAAACCCTTCAAAGAGGTCGCAAGAATTTGTGGCATCTCACTGCAAGTCGTATGTCAGTCTTACTTTCTTCTCCTGCAGCATGTTCTGCAAGTATTCACCAATTCTTGAGAAATTATGAAGATCTAAGTGTTTTCATTTTGGCTGGGGAAGCCTTTTGTGGAGTTGAAGCAGTTGAGTTCAGGCAGAAGTTGAAGGTCGTTTGTGAAAACTATTTCAACGCTTTTCATCGACAAAATGTGCAT gCACTAAAAATGGTTTTAGATAAAGAGACTTGGCTAAAATTACCCCCAGATACAGTGCAACTAGTCAGCTTTGCTGGACTTACTGGTGATGGTGCACCGCTAATTTCTTTATCTGGTGGTAAATCACTTAATTCCGGTGCAATCCAGTCTGACAAATCAATGAACATGGTTCACACCAGTGCTAGAAGGAGTGGGTTCTCTAATTGGGTTAAAGGTGGAAACCCTTTTTTGCATAAGTTATCAGCCTCTAGAGAAGGTCATGGTTATTCCCAATCTAATGGATCAATACATAGTGAACTTGAGGGAGGTTCAAATAACTTTAATGGTGATAAAGAGTCACCTGGAAAGAATGATTCCAACAAGATGAATGGTGGCAATTCTGTTTCAGAAGATGAAAATGAGGATCTTCTTGCGGACTTTATTGATGAAGACAGTCAATTGCCAAGTCGTCGTTCTAAACCCCATCGAAGAGTTCCCTCTTCTCATGGTAATGATGCAGATAATACTACACAAACTGGATCTTCTTTGTGTCTTTTAAG ATCTATGGATAAATATGCAAGGCTTATGCAGAAGTTAGAAGTAATAAATGTTGAGTTCTTTAAG GGAATGTGCCAattgtttgaaatttttttctattttatatatGAAATATTTGGTCAGCAAAACACTAATTCAAGTGGAAAAAGCTCAAGCAACTCTCTCAACT ATCGGTTGAAGACAGCCTTATCAAGAATAAGCCAAGATTGTGATGAGTGGATTAAGACCCACTCATCTTCACCATCATCTCTTGTACATGCAGAGTTGAAGCCTACGAGCCCTCCCAGCACAAATTTCAGTCACTCTTCGGCAACTTCTTTTGGTCTCCAG GAAAGATGTGTAGCTGTTGACACTATCTCTGTTGTTGCTCAAATATTGAATAGATCCAAAGCTCATCTCCAATCAATGCTATTGCGAAGTAATTCAACTGTACTTGAAGATTTCTTTGTGCATCTG GTGGATGCTGTACCTGATCTTGTAGAGCATGTTAATCGGACAACAGTTAGATTATTGCTGCACATTAATGG GTATGTTGAGCGCGTCGCCAATGCTAAATGGGAGGTAAAAGAGCTTGGGATGGAGCATAATGG GTATGTTGATTTGTTGCTGGGTGAATTTAAGCATTTTAAAACACGACTTGCTCATGGAGGACTTCGGAAAGAG ATTCAAGACCTATTATTGGATTATGGACTCGAAATCGTAGCAGAAACTCTTGTTGAAGGACTTTCACGGGTGAAGAGATGTAGTGACGAAGGAAGAGCTCTAATGTCATTGGATCTGCAG GTTTTGATCAATGGCTTACAGCATTTTGTGTCGTTTAATGTGAGGCCCAAGTTACAAATGGTTGAAACTTTCATTAAG GCTTATTACCTGCCAGAGACAGAATATGTACATTGGGCACGTGCACATCCA GAATACACTAAAAGCCAGATTGTTGGGTTGATCAACCTTGTTGCCACTATGAAAGGTTGGAAGAGGAAAACGAGGTTGGAAGTACTGGAAAAGATTGAATGA